One genomic window of Cydia pomonella isolate Wapato2018A chromosome 6, ilCydPomo1, whole genome shotgun sequence includes the following:
- the LOC133518846 gene encoding mid1-interacting protein 1A, producing the protein MSFNTDISTKLENSRNSLRRIARHDGTEFSKQSILNDMEKFVKMVNTMDDTVLIPSRLMNLPQEGDDDPFSMFAMLNDLKTELLWSAGDSEEPEQPLRRVSDVSDTESDASSAAGDSGIEGEDERESAVRAAAACRRHLRGLRRSLRQLTAAAYHLTRSYQEEVGAPV; encoded by the exons ATGTCTTTCAACACCGATATTTCTACTAAATTGGAAAACAGCAG GAACAGCCTGCGAAGAATTGCTCGTCATGATGGTACTGAGTTCTCAAAGCAGAGTATCCTCAATGACATGGAGAAGTTTGTCAAAATGGTAAACACCATGGATGACACAGTACTGATTCCCAGCCGTCTCATGAATCTGCCACAAGAAGGGGATGATGACCCATTCAGCATGTTCGCTATGCTGAATGACCTGAAGACTGAGTTGCTGTGGTCTGCGGGGGATAGCGAGGAGCCGGAGCAGCCGCTGAGGAGAGTGTCGGATGTGAGTGACACGGAGAGTGATGCTTCGAGTGCAGCCGGTGACTCTGGTATTGAAGGAGAGGATGAGAGGGAGTCAGCAGTCCGTGCTGCCGCCGCCTGCAGGCGCCACCTTCGTGGTCTCCGTCGCTCCCTGCGCCAACTCACGGCCGCTGCTTATCACCTAACGAGGTCATATCAGGAGGAAGTAGGAGCACCTGTTTAG